The genomic DNA CTTGGTAAGCTTCCAGCTACCAGTGGAGTAGTCAGGGGCCCAGAAGCTGGCGGTCTCTCCCtggagcacggcggcgttgtcACTGTAGGCGGAGACGGTGAAGTTGGGGTTGGACTTGTGGGTGTTCTTGATCATGCCAAAGAGACTGTGGCCCATCTGCTGCTGGTCGATGGTCCAGTTGGCGTTGAACTGCTTGTGGCGGCAGTGCTCCGAGTTGACCTGGGCGAACATGAAGAGCTCCACGTCGTGGGGGTTGCGGCCGAGGCGCTTgaagacctcgacgaggtacTCGATCTCAGAGTCGTCCATGGCCAGGCCGAACTGCTTGTTGTAGGACTTGAGGGTGGCGACGGGGTCGGCATTGCCGAAGATGTCGACGATCTCTAAGGGGAAGCGTTGGCCCTCGATGAACATGGCGGTCAGGTCGGGGCGAGACAGGCCAATCGTCTCGGTCATACGGTCGTAGACGACATCCTTGAAggcgatgtcgtcgtcggagacGGGGTTCTCAAAgttgacggtgatggcgcGGCCGCGCTCAATGCGGTCGATGTGGCCGGAAAGGCCGCAGACGTGCGTGATGCTGGTTCCCTTGGACGACCAGGGCGAGATGTTGCGCGGGGTGACGTAGTACGTCTTCTGGGTATCAGTGTTGGCGGGGATCTGGGCATTGGTCTGGTCGGGCAGGGCGAGCCATTTGGTCAGCTTCTGCTGGACGATGAGGTTGTTGTCGCTGTTCTTGAGGTGGACGTAGTAGACCCAgatgccggcgacgctgGCAACCTTGTTAGAGTCTTGGGTCTTGTTAATGCGCGTCTTGAGCTCTTCGGCCTGCTTAGCCGTATAGGCCTCGGATCCGACGAGAGTGAGGAACTCCATGTTGCCTACTGTGGGCGTAGGACACGGGGAGCTTCCAGCGATCAAGGGGGATGTCTCTCCCGGAGTGACTGATGGCGATAAAGATAAGTTTTTGGGCGGCGCCATCTTGAATGAGTCGGCCTCCGATATGGCGGGGTGATTGACAAAATTTTGGCGGGGCAGCCGGGGCTGCAGATAAACGATAAGAGTGGTTGGAGGAGATTGGCGTCGTGGggacttttttttccttcgtTTTTCATGGCGGGGCACCTTTCCCGTTTTGTGGCTGGAGCGGtgactttctctctctgcaGTCGGGGCTCTGGACAGACCCAGGACTCCTACGGTGCCTGCGACAAGCAAGTTTGCATCTGTCAGGCTTAAACTTCAGATGTTCCCGCTTCTACCTAAACATGCCAGCGTCCGGGCGTCAGGGGCGCATGAATTGTGGCTGGACTGAACCACCGACCGCTCTTCCGTCCTCCCGGCGACAAACGGGTCAGCCTGTGGCTGGTGTGGCCCATGAAGGGAGTTGTGTGACTGTACATAATAGAGAGGGGCaagtgaagaagaaggggaaatgCGAGTCGCGTTCTGCGAGTATGTGTGGCCTCAGGCCAAGAAAGGCATCAAGATGTGTACGGGATCCGTGTGTGCCTTGGGCTGAGACGACCTGCTACATAGTCTACCTACATCAGGTGGAAACGCAAGTACAGTAACAGTAACTAACGGTCAGTCATGCTTGAGCCTGCCATCGCAAGATTTCCATCCGATGGGCCCGAACCGAGCACAGGTCACGATATCTCTCGCTAGCATCTTACACCCTCTGATACAGGTGAACCATCGCGTCTCGGATGCAATGGCAGTACGGGAGTGGACCAGGAAAGGTTTAGTGTGCCCGTCCAGTCGTAGCGCAACTGTCCCTCCGCTACGAGTCCCGCCACTAGAGGATCCAAAGTTTCGGGGCTCCGGGATCCTCCCACGTCCCCGTTCGGGTCCCTCGAGGTCGTGCCCGTGTCCTGCTTGTGTCGTGTATCTGAGTGACAGTCTGCTGGCAGCTTTTCCTTCTGAAGTTCTTTCACCCGCCTGTGCTCTCCACTGGCGGTAATAAAACCCCGTCACAGGCGAAACTGTCCCGCTAAAATCCACACGGGATTGAGGAGACTTGCTACATTTGGGTGGGAAAAAAGGCGACGTCAGTGCCAAAAACAAGCAAATCGACACTTACTTGGTGGGCAGTCCAACCTGTCTCAGCGGGCAGTCAAGCCATTGGCTCCCCCTAAAAATTACATCCAGTATCCAATTTCTTCAATTTCAGACTGGCCTCAACAATCACTTTTGCGACCGCCCGCCTGCAACCCAGTGTGTGTCCGCCGCGCTCCGCTTCGTcacttcttttctttctggTTTCGACGCGTCCGCCAACAACTTTTGGACGAAAAGATTACACGTCCCTCTTCCGGCCCCCCTACAACCGTTGCTTTTGCTGCCTATCTGGCTTGGTCGATAAATCGCCTGTTTCAACCTCCTTTGCGCCCTGCCAACTCGAGAGACCCTCCCTCTACCGCAACCATGCGCTGGTTAACGTCCTTTGCGGGCTACTTGGCCCCGATCTTCCTCATCTTGTCGCCTGTCCTCTCCTACAGCGACCAGGCCTTGTCGATGCACAAGAAGAAGTCGAGCGCCGGCTTCTCCCTCGATATCCCGTTGATCATGCTGGTAGCCTCTCTGCTGAAGTACGTCACGATCGTCAAGCCCGTCGCTTCCGGAGCCCAGCTGACACTTTAATTTCTGCCGCAGGATCTTCTACTGGCCCGGCTCGCGATTCGATACCGCCCTGCTCATCCAGGCCCTACTGATGATTGTAATGCAAGTCATCTTGCTCAAAATTGCCCTCGACCACCGTCTGCCCCCTTCGTCCAAAGGAGGAGAGGCCGCGACGCCCTTTGCGAACGTCAACGATGGACCCGTCTTCGGGTCGCAGAGGCCATACCACTTCTGGCAGTGGAGGTCGCCCAAGCCGTGAGTCTCTCGCCTTGCGTGCGCCGTCATGCCTTTCACCGCGACTGACTTGTATCTCAGCTACTGGCAATTCTTGCTCTACCTCTTTATCGGCCTGACTGTCTGCGAACTGCTCCTTGCGCCCGTGCGACCGCTATACCAGACCTACTCCACGATCATCGGCTACGTCGGTCTCTCGGTAGAGGCGACGCTACCCCTGCCTCAGGTTTTTGCCAACGCGCGTTCCCAGTCTTGCAAGGGGTTCCGCTTCTCTGTACTGGCGAGCTGGCTGATTGGTGACGCCATGAAGATGTTCTGGTTCTTcacgtcgacgacggagatTACCTGGGCCTTCAAGCTGTGCGGCATCTTCCAGGCTTGTTGTGACTCGTTTCTCGGCGTCCAGTACCTCATGTATGGCGACGGTGAGAAGGGTGAGGTAAAGGAGCACCCTATGTCCCAGTACCCTCAGTACCCGAACGGCGTCTACAAGCCGCCTCTGCCCGAGCACGTCAGCGGGAGGTCCAGCCCCGCCGGTCGTAGAACCTCCAGTCCGTACGGCAAGGAGCTGCGATGAACGTCCGGTGGTGTGCTTGTTCTGCTTGCTTGTTCTGCCGCATCAATGTTTCTTCGGTTTCCTTCGACATGTAAGACCCGCATAGCCAAACGTTGTACACTAACCTCCTGCGAGATGCGGCGCAAGATATGGATGGTAGCTTAGACAGGGATTAGACAGGGAGTCTCAGGGGCCAATTGTAATTGCCGTGGGAATGCAGGGGTTGTGacgagcgagcgagcgaggtGAGCTCAACCGTCTCTGCATGAGTGCGAGAGGTCGTTACTCGATGTTAGCGACTACTTGCACGGCTGCATTCAGGGCGCGTTTTTGACATCACGAACGGCGTAAAGATGCTGTTCAATCTGACGTGGATCTGTCAGGATACCCATTTCTTTTAATCAAAACTTTTTTCAAGCCAACCGTTGCTGTTCTGGCATTTTGCACATTTGCGCATGTTCTTGCTAAGGTACCTTTTTATCAAGCAAGCACATAACATCGCATCTGTTCAGGAGTCCCAGAGGCTCCCAGCCTCCCACTTTTCGAATTGGCCACCACCCGACTGTCAACCGCAGTACCATACCTTCGTCGTCCTAAACCGCCATCTCGGGACCTCTATCAACTCAAGAGAGCGAGCGCATGCCCAATACCGATCTCTCTTCGAATCCACTCCTTTGCAAAAACGCTTCACTACAATCCTTCTCAATACTCTGTATCCTGCGACCCACACCGGTTCTTTTGTCTCCATTTCAACACCTTATTTCCTGTTCACCCGGCCAACCAGCAAAAGTCTCGAATCGAAACCGACAAGGCTCTTCCAGCGCCCGAGTTCACTGTTCACCAGCACCGGCTGTTCGAAATCTTTCGAGAAGTTTGACAACTCGTGGCCAAGCTAGCTAGCTACCTTTGCACTGAGGAGCTTCGTCGCTGGCTTCAACTCCGTCAGCATTCATCCCAGTACCTCACGTTCCCGGTGCTTGGGTGTTCCTTGTACTCCGTCGAGTCTGGTCTTGACCTTCACTCAAAGAACAGACTCGATTGGGCTTTAGAAAGGTTCAAGTCAGCTGGTGCCCGGCCATTATTACATGGTCGTTCTTCTAGTTTTCTCTAATTGGCTAGTCTCTACCCTGGACTGAAGACTTGAAAGGGGACCTCATTTCATCGTGGGTAAGCAAACATGGCAGCTTTTCCTTACTGTTTCGAATCAGCTCTTCTCTACCTCCAAGTAGTTGTGCCATGTCAATGTCATGCATCCGCTCTGGACTGCCACCGCTCCACGCAATGACGCAGCCTTTTACACATCAAACAGGTAGCCCACTGGATACCTGTGATCTCTGACCGCTGCTCTCGAGAGCCTGCCTAGCAGGAGTCTCGGACCCCAGCTGTACCTAGTATGGAGGCTTCATGGTACATATTTTATAGCCTCGTTAGTAACGGCGACAGCGCTCTTGCTTGGAGTCATCTAGAGGCTGCTCTGTAACAGCTCCTTTAGTGCCATTGTCCCATCAAGCCACCTGGTAGTTGCTGCCTGCACTTCCTGCTCAGGAACTTACTGGTAGTCAGCAAGTCCTCTTTAGATTAGAGGAAGCGTGGTCTCAGAGCCTCGAAACCATTCCTGGTTTCCTGTCCTTCTTGCATTGATATTGCCAATACTTGACCAGACTGTTACTGACAGCCTTTTCTCCCAAGCTTGACTATCCTAGATTCTACACAGATACTGGAAGCTCTCTCCATCTCATGTAAGCCACACCCGGTCTGGCTCCTCGTTCCTTCCAACCGATCCAGACCTCATTTACCAGCTTCCTGCTTTCTTACCGGGGCCTTTCCCTAACATTCAACTTCTGACCTCACTTCTTGTCCTTTTTTGACTCTTCCCTATCCACAAAACTCTTTAGACTCGACGCTTACTTCTACGCAGCACATACAAAATTTGGCTACTTACCGTACCTTCCAAgagacgacgccgaggcttTAGTCGCATACCACAAGTACGCAAATTCTCAATCTGTGGCCTCTCTCCATCCACTGCCTCAACAGCAAGTGCAAAGAATCTCACTCCTTCCAAATTTACTTGCCTGCCTTCTCTTACCACTCCACCTTACCTTTTTCTGCCGAGCTGCCACCCCTCTACCTTCTCGCCCGTCTCTACCTCACCTGTTACCTCTCAACCCACCACACAATCCTTCCACCTCACTTCACACCTGCTTCAATACTTACCCAGACCTAACACGCTTATCCAAAGGCACATCCCTAGCAAGCCACACGTCTTTTTCAAAAGTCTACTTTCATCACCCAGGTATGAGCATTCTCGCCCATCGCGACACGCACTCATGCGCCTCGAATATCATTTGGCCCTGCGATTATTCCATTAGCTAAAAACTGACATATTGCCTACAGAGACTGCATATCACAATGGCTCCCGCCAACTTCAAGACCTACGAGGCCCAGGCCCGTCTTCTCCGCGCCATCGTGGCTGCCCATCCGGAGGTCAAGTGGAACTACAAGGGTGAGAACCGCAGCCATTTTCTTGCCTGTTGCCGTCATCACATTCATCGTCCCTACCCCCTTCCCATCACAAACCCTGTTGCCCGTTTCACCAACTATCGCTTGTCTTCATCCacggtcgacgtcgttccTGACGCACGGCAGACATTAAGAAGTTCTATGGATCGGACATGACCAAGGATGCTCTCAATCATCGCTTCAGAGCCATTCGCAATCATATCTGGACGCTTCAACAGGCACATGAGCAGGGCATCGACTGCAAAGACATTCCTGTGGACCTgcccaaggagaagaagggtaACGTTGCGCTCCTGCTTCCTAGCCGATTCGGGGTTTCCACACTATTCATTGTGTCTCCATATTCCCTGCCCTGGCTGCTCACCTTCCTTGTTCCTTCTTCCCCTGAATACACTCCGAACACATCCTATCAAGTCAACAACCAGGTCGACAAACCTGATTGGGGTCTATGTTTTGCTAATACATGACAACAGAGATTGCCAAGTTCTTTGGCGAGTCCACCACCGACGGTATTCAGTTCCAGTTCCGAGGCATCAAGAAGGATGCCGAATCTCTCAAGCAGACGGCCAACAGCGGCGGCAATCCCGCCACCGCCCTGAATCTTCCGGCCAGCGCGACCTCGAGCGCCTTCTCGACTCCTCGCAAGCCACGCACTCCCTCCACCAAGACCCGtgtctcgggcggcggccgctcgACCACTGCCAAGAAGACTAAGCAGGTCAGACCTGTAGCCGTCTcagaagaggacgacgaggaggatgaagaaaTCGACTATAACGAAGTCGAGGACACTCCCTCCAAGAGCCGCGTCCGTGACcgcatcctcgacggccgtgtGTCTAAAAACACGCACACCCCCAATCCCCGCCGCAGCGTTACTCCGAGCCGTGCCGCTACCATCGCCGCGGCTGCAAACATTGCCCAggctgctgccgtcgaccTGACCACTTCCGACAGTGATGCCAACACATCCGACAATGCCGCGGGCTACGATACTCCCGCTCCTATCGACGCGAAGTCCGTCGtcatgcagcagcagacgCAGTTGCTCCTTGCGGACCCCACTCCTGCTTATGAGCAGCCAATCGCCCACCCTGCGGTTCAGCCTGCGATCCAGCCTGCAATCCAGCCCGCTACCCAGCCTGCTATCCAGCCCACTCATAATGGCGACTACTCCAGCCACTCCAGCTTCGACCATTCCCAGGGTACCGCCCCTTTCAACGATGACTCGCTCATCTTCAGCTTCGTCGAAACTATGGAGCACGGCAATGGCGACTTCAACCCTTACATGGGCAATGATGGCGAGATCTAAGGCGGCCGCTTCGGCAGTCTAGAGAGGACACGCGGGGACATGAAACATTTCCGGGTCTGTTTTACGCGTGGGTTCTTTATGGTTTTGCTCTACGGACCGATTTTTCTTTTTGCTATGCATCTTTGGGATACCATCACCCAGACTTGGCGTTGGGCCTCCTGCTTTTCTACCAGTCTATCGGTAAAGAATTTCGATACCTTCCTTGGGAAGCATGTACAAAGGAACAACGGAAGGGAAACGAACTGGCTCGTTTCGACTCTACTCTAAGCAGTTGATCTCTCCACCAGGCTCGCAGAGCTGAATTGGGTGAAAGAGATACTTAATATGATACCAAGGCACTAGGCCGATATGATTTGCACTTTTCCTTTCCTGAGCCACGCGGTTATTTGATGTAGTGGGTAGTgtgtgttttttttctttttttgatTATTGTTTTCTCCTGAGGGAAGGAGGTAGCTGCAGCGCTCCGGATCAAgttgcttcttcttgagcgCTGCTGAAATAGTCGTGCCTAAAACAGTACATACTCGGACCCCAAGGCCAGCAGCAACGGTAGACAGTCTCAAGAGCCAATCTGACGGGTATCTCCAATTTTTTTTTAAGTCTCATTTACTATTGCCAGGAAACCGTATAGAATAACCGACCAACGTCCGTCTGGCTATTcaactcccccccccccccccctttttttttttttggtttggCTTTTACAAATTACTTCCGACAATCCCCTAGTTCTCTTTCTCGCCCGACAACAACTTCCATAGCGCATCCCTCTCGACATAGTCGTGGTGGATGATGTTGACGAGCCAGTACTCGGTGCGTATCCGTTCCAGCAAGGCCTCACTCTCGCTCCCTTTGCCGTAGACCTTGGACCATTCGCCCCAGATCTTgaaggcctcctcggcccaGGCGCGGAAGCTGACCTCCTCGATAATGGTGGGCGTGATGATTTCCTTGCCGGGGAAGACACCCCACGTGACGGCGTTGGTGCTGGCCTCGGTGCCCTCAAGGACGAGCCCGCCGCTCGAATCCGAGGACACGaagtcgccggcggcgttggcggcgtaGAAACAGATGGTGTTGTCCGTCACCTCGTTGAGGcgcgcgacgaggccggcccAGTCGGACGAGGGGATGAAGAGCTCGACAAAGGCCTTTTGGAAGACGAAGCCGTGCTGCGGGCCCCACCCAAAGGTCGGGTCGCGCGAGGGGatgccgttgacggcgggCTGAGAGGCGACAGTCCACCAGCCGCGGGTGttgagctcgaggagctcctgCTGGATCATGTTGGACTCCGGAAGGAGCTCCTCCTCAGACCAGGGGATGGCGTTGAGCTGGCCTTTGATGTGGCGGATAaagatgttgttgatgtcctGAATCGTCTTGGGCGTGCCCCAGAGGCGGATGGCCTGCGTGACGGACATGTGCAGGCTGACTCCATAACCGTCGATCTCACCGTAGGCCGGCGAGCGGGCATCACCCCAGCGGCCGTTGGGGAAGTCATCCCATGTCGCCTCGCGGCCGAcagcgccgacgccctccgAGATGGCGAGTGTGTTGGCACGGGTGTTGACGGGCTCCGAAGCCATGAGTCCGGCGGTCGTCATTTCGTAGGCAGGattcgaggccgaggagacgaTGATGCGGTTGTGCGGGTCCGAGGAGCCCATGGACGAGTGTCGGCGTCCGGAGAGCGCGCGTGCTGCGGGGGTAATTGGGGACAGGCCGTTGAGCTGGACTGCGGGGATGGAGACGGGGACACcagggccgtcgtcgatgacggctTCCTCATTGTCAAGTTGAGGGTCGGGAATGAGGCCTGTCCTCTCGAGAATGAAGGAGACAGCCTTTTCGAGATTGAGGGTGTAGAAGTGGAAGCCCTTGGGGCCGGGGGTCCTGTTCTTGACCTCCTTGACCTGCTCCACAAGCTCGCTGAGAATGTCGACGCCAACCTGCTTGACCTTCTCGTCATCACCCTTGGCCGCGTCCAGACGAGCCATGAGATTGTCGGGGATCTTGGCGTGGCTGAGCTTGGTCGTCCGCTTGATCATCTGATAGCTCTGGATGGGCATCAGGCCAGGGAGGAGGATAATATCCTTGAAGGCGCCGGAGGGGTGTTCTCTGAGAATATTCTCAAACTTGTCATAGGCCTtgatgtcgaagaagagctGGGTCATGATGaagtcggcgccggcctggaccTTCTCAACCAGATAAGGCAAATCGTGCTCGAAGCTCTGTCCCTGAGGATGGCTCTCATCCGCGTGTCCCTCAGGGTAGGCGGCAACACCTATGCAGAAGTAGTCGCCGTAGTTCTTGCGAATGTACTTGACCAGGTCAACAGCCCAGACGAAGTCCTCGATATCATCCACATCAGAGTCCTCCGTGTCGCGGTACTCGTCCTTCCTCGGCGGGTCGCCTCTCAGTGCCAGAATGTTCCGGATGCCCAATGCCTTTGCATCCTCCAGGGCCTTGTCGATGAGCTTGCGACTCATGTTTGTACATGTCAGGTGAAGACAAGTCGTGAGGCCAAGCTCCCTCTGGCATatctcggccagctccaGTGACTTTGTAGAAGTAGACCCGCCGGCTCCCCATGTAACGTTAACAAAGAGAGGCCGAAGAGCCCTTTCCATTCTGTCGAGACGGTCTCGGAGGTTGGAGAGACCCATTGCCGTCTTGGGAGGGAAGAACTCCAAGGAGAAATAGTTGGCGTCTGCCGGCAGGGCGGCGATCTTGTCCGTAATCTTCTCCATTTTGAAAATAATATTCGAAAGCTAGCTTCTCGGAAGGAGATCTCAGATGAGTTGGCGGTGTAGTGGCGTTGCCTTCTTTGACGGCAATGCCAGAGACGGAACCTCGATGGAGTCGAGTTGGTTTCTTTGTTGCTAATATCAGACTGCGATGGAGGGGTAGGGGGCGGGGTGAGTCTGAGAGTTTGATACCGACTGGCAGGCAAGTGACGTGAAGAGCTTGGGGGCTAGGAACGAAATGCCAGACAAGTAGAACATGGGGTCACAGCAGGCTCGAGGGAGGACAGCTGCTTGTCTCAAAGGACCAGGATTTGACGTGATTGGCTTGCTTGCGCTGTCGTCATTCCCTGGGAGGAGTGTGTACCCACGAAGATATTGAAAGACATCGAATTTTTGGCGGGGCGATATCTTTTTTGGAGATAGGAGCGCGTACTCTGTACTGTGCCGGCGACTTCGGATGACACGTTCTAGGCGCGGCTAGAAGCGGTAGCACAGTGCTCAAAGGGATCTCTCAACGGTTTTTAGTTGTTCCGCCGCCCTGTTTCGGATTACCCCCTAGGTTGTCTTGGAGAAAGGGCATGCATGCATCTATGTATCTAGGTACATAGGTAATTATTTGCAGAAGGATGCCAGCAGACTGTGGATGAGTTTTCGGATGGCACATATCGGCTGTAGTCCTACAACATTCAAACATGGGACTTCAGGTACAGCGGGATTCGATCAAGCCTGAGTAAATTCGATGCACGACAAAGTCCCGTTTCATGGTGTTGGTCCATCTCTGTCACACCCACAAGAGGACATGTCCCAGGGGTACGCGGAACAAATGACGTTCCCCTGCAGGGCCACCTGTCACTAGGATTCCGCAGGGTCGGGGGAGCTGCAGGGGGTTTGGACGCCATTCCAGAGTGAAAGAGAGAGCTCTTCGATTTGGTGGAGCTGCAGCTGCAAACGCAACTAAACTCGTGACTGCCTCGCTTCAGAGCCGCGAGAACATCACGCCGGCGAATGACTCCATCAACCTAACTTACGACATCCACCATCCGTCACTCCCCATCAATCATGCCAACGCTGCCATACCAATGCAATTGATCCACGCG from Colletotrichum higginsianum IMI 349063 chromosome 3, whole genome shotgun sequence includes the following:
- a CDS encoding Methylenetetrahydrofolate reductase, with the translated sequence MEKITDKIAALPADANYFSLEFFPPKTAMGLSNLRDRLDRMERALRPLFVNVTWGAGGSTSTKSLELAEICQRELGLTTCLHLTCTNMSRKLIDKALEDAKALGIRNILALRGDPPRKDEYRDTEDSDVDDIEDFVWAVDLVKYIRKNYGDYFCIGVAAYPEGHADESHPQGQSFEHDLPYLVEKVQAGADFIMTQLFFDIKAYDKFENILREHPSGAFKDIILLPGLMPIQSYQMIKRTTKLSHAKIPDNLMARLDAAKGDDEKVKQVGVDILSELVEQVKEVKNRTPGPKGFHFYTLNLEKAVSFILERTGLIPDPQLDNEEAVIDDGPGVPVSIPAVQLNGLSPITPAARALSGRRHSSMGSSDPHNRIIVSSASNPAYEMTTAGLMASEPVNTRANTLAISEGVGAVGREATWDDFPNGRWGDARSPAYGEIDGYGVSLHMSVTQAIRLWGTPKTIQDINNIFIRHIKGQLNAIPWSEEELLPESNMIQQELLELNTRGWWTVASQPAVNGIPSRDPTFGWGPQHGFVFQKAFVELFIPSSDWAGLVARLNEVTDNTICFYAANAAGDFVSSDSSGGLVLEGTEASTNAVTWGVFPGKEIITPTIIEEVSFRAWAEEAFKIWGEWSKVYGKGSESEALLERIRTEYWLVNIIHHDYVERDALWKLLSGEKEN
- a CDS encoding Pq loop repeat protein — encoded protein: MRWLTSFAGYLAPIFLILSPVLSYSDQALSMHKKKSSAGFSLDIPLIMLVASLLKIFYWPGSRFDTALLIQALLMIVMQVILLKIALDHRLPPSSKGGEAATPFANVNDGPVFGSQRPYHFWQWRSPKPYWQFLLYLFIGLTVCELLLAPVRPLYQTYSTIIGYVGLSVEATLPLPQVFANARSQSCKGFRFSVLASWLIGDAMKMFWFFTSTTEITWAFKLCGIFQACCDSFLGVQYLMYGDGEKGEVKEHPMSQYPQYPNGVYKPPLPEHVSGRSSPAGRRTSSPYGKELR